In Planococcus versutus, the DNA window GCTATAAAAATTATTGACCTTATCAAAAACAAACAAGACTATAGTCAGAATTATGGAGGTGATGATAACTAATGGCTACACTTCTTTTCGTATCCTTTATTGCTTTAATTTTCTTAGGTGTTCCTGTTGCTTTTAGTCTGGGGCTGGCATCGTTTATCTATCTTATGATCGCCGGAATTCCACTTAATATTATTCCTCAGCGAATGTTTGGGGGATTAAACTCATTCGTGTTGTTATGTATTCCGGGATTTATCCTAGCAGGAAACTTAATGAACGCAGGTGGAATCACTCAACGGATTATTAAGTTTGCCAACGATCTCTTCGGCCATATCCGTGGCGGTCTGGGACTTGCTAACGTTGGCGCTTCAATGGGATTCGCGGGGATATCTGGAACAGCACTTGCAGATACAGCGAGTATTGGTTCCATTTTAATACCTGCTATGAAAAAAGAGGGCTATGGCGCAGGATTTTCAGCTGCTGTAACAGCGTCGTCTTCTACAGTCGGGCCCATTATTCCACCTTCTTTGCCTATGATTATTGTTGGAACTTTGGCATCGTTGTCTATTGGGGATTTATTTTTGGCCGGTGCACTTCCTGGTATTCTACTAGGAGTTGGCCTAATGATTCCAACCTATCTTATTTCAGTCAAAAGAAACTATCCTAAAGGTGAACGCCAACCAGTTAAAGTAATTTGGAAAAGCTTCACAGGTGCTTTCT includes these proteins:
- a CDS encoding TRAP transporter large permease; amino-acid sequence: MATLLFVSFIALIFLGVPVAFSLGLASFIYLMIAGIPLNIIPQRMFGGLNSFVLLCIPGFILAGNLMNAGGITQRIIKFANDLFGHIRGGLGLANVGASMGFAGISGTALADTASIGSILIPAMKKEGYGAGFSAAVTASSSTVGPIIPPSLPMIIVGTLASLSIGDLFLAGALPGILLGVGLMIPTYLISVKRNYPKGERQPVKVIWKSFTGAFWALLMTFIILYGILGGFFTPTEASIIAVLYAFVIGIFVYKELPIKKIPEIMLSSMTATASIMLLVGFANLFGWIMVREQIPQLVAESILGISTNAIIVILLINLLLLFVGTFMETIAALVILFPVLLPVALTVGMDPIQFGVMMVLNLVIGLVTPPVGVCLFVASQIGKVSIGKTSRELLPFLGVSLVVLMLVAFIPQITLFLPNLFE